One Mycolicibacterium pulveris genomic region harbors:
- a CDS encoding nitric oxide reductase activation protein NorD, with amino-acid sequence MSELSDAHALAIERSCAVTAVALSGERREGVRLVTGEHRQFSLSAGLDYVQVPYPSLGRDWTRRTLTCGVALQSSPSKERLAGYRLNELTARELRALTLVEAGVALGWVAATWPGLMSEAQRLLPDLEMLPDDMTAEAMLDRAITWARSGQPIADVPAVVGRLPLAYTAPQGLTDKLRRSFGRMPWTSTQKRLPRPYSVPVGGDGGVRNLNLPPPSRPQDNDLDVAPEHRPGIPYPEWNAWTKSFMPDHVAVLERAHPSRERQPGVVSADLRKWFEEHTHRAMKSRLEDGSDLDVDQYVNHYVDLTTGEAIEPRIFRELLPSSRDVTTALLLDGSSSLGVHGGRVFKLELACADALSRAMTLARERHGIFVFTGNTRHRVEVNCLKDFDERRFVPPSRLGLSAGGYTRLGAPLRHLTSRLLAQPSERRLMIVIGDGLISDEGYEGRYAWADAAHAVEEANDAGVSIYYVGVGPTRVDPLPEVFGPRRSQRIRRVEDLPRVLAHVHRELVAA; translated from the coding sequence ATGAGCGAGCTGTCCGACGCGCACGCGCTGGCGATCGAACGAAGTTGCGCCGTCACGGCTGTCGCGCTGAGCGGCGAACGCCGCGAAGGGGTGCGCCTGGTGACCGGTGAGCACCGTCAGTTCAGCCTGAGCGCCGGTCTCGATTACGTGCAGGTGCCCTATCCCTCTCTTGGGCGCGACTGGACGCGTAGAACTTTGACGTGTGGTGTCGCACTCCAATCTTCACCTTCCAAGGAGCGACTCGCCGGCTATCGGCTCAACGAGCTGACGGCGCGTGAGCTTCGTGCGCTCACGCTGGTCGAGGCCGGCGTCGCACTGGGCTGGGTCGCCGCCACCTGGCCCGGCCTGATGAGCGAGGCGCAGCGATTGCTGCCCGATCTCGAGATGTTGCCCGACGACATGACCGCCGAGGCGATGCTCGACCGGGCGATCACGTGGGCGCGCAGCGGACAGCCGATCGCCGACGTCCCGGCTGTGGTGGGCCGGTTGCCGCTGGCCTACACGGCGCCGCAGGGGCTGACCGACAAGCTGCGGCGCAGCTTCGGCCGGATGCCGTGGACCAGTACCCAAAAGCGGCTGCCGCGCCCGTACTCGGTGCCCGTCGGCGGCGACGGAGGTGTGCGCAACCTGAACCTGCCGCCGCCGAGCCGCCCGCAGGACAACGACCTCGACGTCGCCCCCGAGCACCGGCCGGGAATCCCGTACCCGGAGTGGAACGCCTGGACGAAAAGCTTCATGCCCGACCATGTCGCGGTGCTCGAACGCGCTCATCCCAGCCGCGAACGACAGCCCGGCGTGGTCTCGGCCGACTTGCGCAAATGGTTCGAGGAGCACACCCATCGGGCCATGAAGAGCCGGCTTGAAGACGGTAGCGACCTGGACGTCGACCAGTATGTGAACCATTACGTCGACCTCACCACCGGCGAGGCGATCGAGCCCCGCATCTTCCGCGAACTGCTGCCCAGCAGCCGCGACGTCACCACCGCCTTGCTGTTGGACGGCAGTTCGTCGCTGGGAGTGCACGGCGGAAGGGTCTTCAAGCTCGAGTTGGCCTGCGCAGACGCGCTGTCGCGGGCGATGACGCTGGCCCGGGAACGGCACGGAATCTTCGTGTTCACCGGAAACACCCGCCATCGGGTCGAAGTCAACTGCCTGAAGGACTTCGACGAGCGGCGCTTTGTGCCGCCGAGCCGGCTGGGCCTGTCGGCCGGGGGCTATACCCGGCTCGGTGCGCCGTTGCGGCACTTGACAAGCCGTTTGCTGGCGCAGCCTTCCGAGCGGCGCCTGATGATCGTGATCGGTGACGGCCTGATCTCCGACGAGGGCTACGAGGGCCGCTACGCCTGGGCCGACGCCGCGCACGCGGTCGAGGAGGCCAACGACGCAGGCGTCTCGATCTACTACGTCGGCGTCGGACCGACCCGGGTCGATCCGCTGCCAGAGGTCTTCGGACCCCGCCGGTCCCAACGCATCCGGCGCGTGGAGGACCTGCCCAGGGTGCTCGCCCACGTCCACCGCGAACTCGTCGCCGCCTGA
- a CDS encoding TetR family transcriptional regulator — protein MAVVDKPSAREAKRLQTRERLMGAAIAEFKRAGMAEADVGAIVAAAGVAHGTFFFHFPTKQHVLLELERREEERIAKQLGRFADAKRSLRAIFEEAVRLVLGLERRLGPILFKDFLALHFSQSRPLDESNEHPVIVRVAQEIERAQRAGRVAPAVNPTNSAVFFLLGLYALLTTTHDWPTQSSMIDDYVAQTLRGLEAL, from the coding sequence ATGGCGGTGGTCGACAAACCTTCAGCGCGTGAGGCAAAACGCTTACAGACCCGGGAGCGGCTGATGGGCGCCGCCATCGCCGAGTTCAAGCGGGCCGGGATGGCCGAGGCTGATGTCGGCGCCATCGTCGCGGCCGCCGGCGTCGCACACGGCACCTTCTTCTTTCACTTTCCCACCAAACAGCATGTGCTGCTCGAGCTGGAGCGTCGCGAAGAAGAGCGCATCGCCAAACAGCTCGGCCGGTTCGCTGACGCCAAGCGAAGCCTGCGCGCTATTTTCGAGGAGGCGGTACGCCTTGTGCTGGGGCTGGAGCGCCGCCTTGGGCCGATACTGTTCAAAGACTTTCTTGCACTGCACTTCTCGCAGAGCAGGCCGCTGGACGAGAGTAACGAGCACCCAGTCATCGTCCGGGTCGCCCAGGAGATCGAGCGCGCCCAGCGGGCCGGCCGGGTCGCCCCCGCGGTCAACCCGACCAACAGTGCGGTGTTCTTCTTGCTCGGACTCTACGCATTGCTGACGACCACCCACGACTGGCCAACGCAGAGTTCGATGATCGACGACTACGTGGCCCAGACATTACGCGGCCTCGAGGCGCTCTGA
- a CDS encoding AraC family transcriptional regulator: MTVSARSDRLLAESANATGSRRVIDLRRGGRALAGSYLYHGDELITGWHSHDVHQIEYAVGGVVEVETDSAHYLLPPQQAAWIPVGLQHQARMNPNVRTVAVMFDPLLLPDGGDRARIIAVSPLVREMMLYALRWPIDRRPGSAEDERVSDSFFRTLADLVREALDHEAPLSLPTSEHPTVAAAMAYTKAHLDTVTVDDVSRAVAVSERTLRRLFQDTLGIPWRTYLLHARMLRAMALLAAPGQSVQETSSAVGFDSLSSFTRAFTQFCGETPTTYRKRVGSGLG, encoded by the coding sequence GTGACCGTCTCTGCGCGATCGGACAGACTCTTGGCCGAATCGGCCAACGCGACGGGTTCGCGTCGCGTGATCGACCTGCGCCGCGGCGGCCGGGCGCTGGCCGGCAGCTACCTGTATCACGGCGACGAGCTCATCACGGGTTGGCACTCGCACGACGTGCACCAGATCGAGTACGCGGTCGGCGGCGTGGTCGAGGTGGAGACCGACTCGGCGCACTACCTGCTGCCGCCGCAACAGGCGGCGTGGATCCCCGTCGGCCTGCAACATCAGGCACGGATGAACCCGAACGTCCGCACCGTCGCGGTGATGTTCGACCCACTGTTGCTTCCCGACGGCGGGGACCGCGCCCGGATCATCGCGGTCTCACCGCTGGTCCGGGAGATGATGCTCTACGCGCTGCGCTGGCCGATCGACCGCAGACCGGGCTCCGCCGAGGATGAGCGGGTGTCGGACAGCTTCTTTCGGACGTTGGCCGATCTGGTCCGCGAAGCCCTCGATCACGAGGCGCCGTTGAGCCTGCCCACCTCGGAGCACCCGACCGTCGCCGCCGCGATGGCCTACACGAAAGCGCATCTCGACACCGTCACCGTCGACGACGTCAGCCGCGCCGTCGCGGTGTCCGAACGGACGTTGCGGCGGCTGTTTCAGGACACGCTTGGAATTCCTTGGCGGACATATCTTTTGCATGCCCGGATGTTGCGGGCCATGGCGCTATTGGCCGCGCCGGGGCAATCCGTGCAGGAGACGTCGTCGGCGGTCGGCTTCGACAGCCTCAGCTCGTTCACCCGGGCGTTCACCCAGTTCTGCGGCGAGACGCCCACGACGTACCGCAAACGGGTCGGCAGCGGTCTCGGCTGA
- a CDS encoding SDR family NAD(P)-dependent oxidoreductase has protein sequence MALEQFNLDGQVAIVTGAGKGVGQGIARVLAEAGATVVGTARTESDIVATIKGIEDSGGKGLALVADAMSRPDGERVVNTTMDRFGRIDILINNVGGSKYARFLDITDEDFKQTFDWCVTSAFIMSQLCAPHMLDAGHGSIVNISSGSARFGIRALTAYCTAKGALEALTRAMAQELAPKIRVNAIALGSFATDGLQGSLDLMPGSLDKMLESTPLHRLGNVEDLGRLCVYLATRDCYATNAIFHVDGGIDSNNSPLPIPDY, from the coding sequence ATGGCGCTGGAGCAGTTCAATCTCGACGGGCAGGTGGCGATCGTCACCGGCGCGGGCAAAGGTGTCGGACAAGGTATCGCACGGGTCCTGGCGGAGGCTGGTGCCACCGTCGTCGGCACGGCCCGCACCGAATCCGACATCGTCGCGACGATCAAGGGCATCGAAGATTCCGGCGGCAAGGGCTTGGCCCTCGTCGCCGACGCGATGAGCCGTCCCGACGGCGAACGCGTCGTGAACACGACCATGGACCGCTTCGGCCGCATCGACATCCTCATCAACAACGTCGGCGGCTCGAAATACGCACGGTTCCTCGACATCACCGACGAGGACTTCAAGCAGACATTCGACTGGTGTGTGACCTCGGCGTTCATCATGAGCCAATTGTGCGCGCCGCACATGCTCGACGCCGGCCACGGATCGATCGTCAACATCTCTTCGGGTTCGGCACGGTTCGGCATCCGGGCACTTACGGCCTACTGCACCGCCAAGGGGGCGCTGGAGGCGTTGACGCGGGCCATGGCACAGGAACTCGCCCCGAAAATCCGGGTCAACGCGATCGCGTTGGGCTCCTTTGCCACCGACGGCCTGCAGGGCAGCCTGGACCTGATGCCGGGATCGTTGGACAAGATGCTGGAGTCCACGCCGCTGCACCGGCTCGGCAACGTCGAAGACCTCGGCCGGCTCTGCGTCTACCTGGCCACCCGGGACTGCTACGCGACCAACGCGATCTTCCACGTCGACGGCGGTATCGACTCGAACAACTCGCCTCTGCCCATCCCCGACTACTGA
- a CDS encoding TetR/AcrR family transcriptional regulator: protein MTSQVKVSARAARRMRTRERILGAAIAEFKKSGMAGADVNAIAAAAGVAHGTFFFHFPSKEHVLLELENREEARIAAEFARFVEQRHDLVTTLTAVIDLVTGLERRFGPILFKELLAQHFSPTRPHKDEWTDHPVIVLLVRELERARGDGEVHPEVDAFYSATFFLLGIYGVLTTTDNPETRETMLAKLVSTAVRGLEVR from the coding sequence ATGACCTCACAGGTGAAGGTGTCGGCGCGAGCGGCGCGACGGATGCGGACGCGCGAGCGCATCCTCGGTGCCGCGATCGCCGAGTTCAAGAAGTCGGGCATGGCCGGCGCCGACGTCAATGCGATCGCCGCGGCCGCCGGTGTCGCGCACGGCACCTTCTTCTTCCACTTTCCCAGCAAGGAGCATGTGCTTCTCGAGTTGGAGAACCGCGAAGAGGCGCGGATCGCAGCGGAATTCGCCAGGTTTGTCGAACAGCGGCACGACCTGGTCACCACGTTGACCGCCGTGATCGACCTCGTGACCGGTCTGGAGCGCCGGTTCGGGCCGATCCTTTTCAAAGAGCTGCTGGCTCAGCATTTCTCGCCGACAAGGCCGCACAAGGATGAGTGGACCGACCATCCGGTGATCGTGTTGCTGGTGCGCGAGCTCGAGCGGGCTCGCGGTGACGGTGAAGTTCACCCTGAGGTCGACGCCTTCTACAGCGCCACCTTCTTCCTGCTCGGCATCTACGGCGTGCTGACCACGACGGACAATCCCGAGACCCGCGAAACGATGCTGGCCAAGTTGGTCTCGACCGCCGTGCGCGGTCTGGAGGTGCGATGA
- a CDS encoding amidohydrolase family protein, which translates to MRPDDLILVSIDDHVVEPPDMFLRHVPAKYKDEAPVVVTDDKGVDQWMYQGRPQGVSGLNAVVSWPAEEWGRDPAGFAEMRPGVYDVHERVRDMNRNGILASMCFPTFTGFSARHLNMTREDVTLIMVSAYNDWHIDEWAGSYPDRFIPIAILPTWTPEGMCNEIRRVAAKGCRAVTMPELPHLEGLPSYHDEDYWGPVFRTLSEENVVMCLHIGTGFGAISMAPNAPIDNLIILATQVSAMCAQDLLWGPAMRNYPDLKFAFSEGGIGWIPFYLDRSDRHYTNQKWLRRDFGDKLPSDVFREHSLACYVTDKTSLKLRHEIGIDIIAWECDYPHSDCFWPDAPEQVLAELTAAGADAADINKITWQNACNFFTWDPFARTPRSEATVGALRAKATDVDVSIRPRAEWRRLYEQKQLAKA; encoded by the coding sequence CTGCGCCCTGACGACCTGATCCTGGTGAGCATCGACGACCATGTCGTCGAGCCGCCCGACATGTTCCTGCGTCACGTGCCCGCGAAGTACAAGGACGAGGCGCCGGTCGTGGTGACCGACGACAAGGGCGTCGACCAGTGGATGTATCAAGGCCGTCCGCAGGGCGTCAGCGGGCTGAACGCGGTGGTGTCGTGGCCGGCGGAGGAGTGGGGCCGGGACCCGGCCGGGTTCGCCGAGATGCGCCCGGGGGTGTACGACGTGCACGAGCGGGTCCGCGACATGAACCGCAACGGCATCCTGGCGTCGATGTGCTTCCCGACGTTCACCGGGTTCTCCGCGCGCCACCTCAACATGACACGCGAAGACGTCACCTTGATCATGGTGTCGGCCTACAACGACTGGCACATCGACGAGTGGGCCGGGTCGTACCCGGATCGGTTCATCCCGATCGCGATCCTGCCGACGTGGACGCCCGAGGGCATGTGCAACGAGATCCGCAGGGTGGCCGCCAAGGGGTGCCGCGCTGTGACGATGCCGGAACTTCCCCACCTGGAAGGGCTTCCGAGCTATCACGACGAGGACTACTGGGGTCCGGTGTTCCGCACGCTCTCGGAGGAGAACGTGGTGATGTGCCTGCACATCGGCACCGGCTTCGGCGCGATCAGCATGGCGCCCAACGCGCCGATCGACAACCTGATCATCCTGGCCACCCAGGTGTCGGCGATGTGCGCGCAGGATCTGCTGTGGGGTCCGGCGATGCGCAACTACCCGGACCTGAAATTCGCGTTCTCCGAAGGTGGAATCGGCTGGATTCCGTTCTATCTCGACCGCAGCGACCGCCACTACACCAACCAGAAGTGGCTGCGGCGCGACTTCGGCGACAAGCTGCCGTCCGACGTGTTCCGCGAGCATTCGCTGGCCTGCTACGTCACCGACAAGACCTCGCTGAAACTGCGCCATGAGATCGGCATCGACATCATCGCGTGGGAGTGCGACTATCCGCACTCGGACTGCTTCTGGCCCGACGCGCCCGAACAGGTGCTGGCCGAGTTGACCGCCGCGGGCGCCGACGCCGCCGACATCAACAAGATCACGTGGCAGAACGCGTGCAACTTCTTCACCTGGGACCCGTTCGCCCGCACCCCGCGGTCGGAGGCGACGGTTGGGGCGTTGCGCGCCAAGGCGACCGACGTCGATGTGTCGATCCGCCCGCGCGCCGAATGGCGTCGACTCTACGAGCAGAAGCAGCTCGCCAAGGCGTAA
- a CDS encoding NAD(P)H-dependent amine dehydrogenase family protein: protein MRRVVQFSTGNVGQHSLPALIGRPDFELVGVHAASPDKIGKDAAELCGLSEPTGVIATDDIDALVALKPDCVVYTALGETRPMEAIEEMSKFLAAGINVVGTSMVWLVTPNQADDWLRKPLEEACETGNSSLYVNGIDPGYSGDTAALAALSLVTRAESVAIQEVFDYGNYDDYEYTGTAMGFGATPDDELPMAFQPGVIASIFGGLVRNLAHHLGVELDELRDRYEPWYADKRIECKMMTVEPGRLAGVRFAAEGVRGGEPVITVEHTTRLTPDAAPDWEYPPEGHSGVHKVIVDGEPRIEMSTLLSHPTLDVTEAGCVSTAARVVNVIDWVCRAPKGIIAVEDIPPSEMVRGLMW, encoded by the coding sequence ATGCGCCGAGTAGTCCAGTTTTCCACCGGCAACGTCGGGCAGCACTCGTTGCCCGCGCTCATCGGGCGGCCGGATTTCGAGCTCGTCGGAGTACATGCCGCCAGCCCCGACAAGATCGGCAAGGACGCTGCCGAGTTGTGCGGGCTCAGCGAACCGACAGGGGTGATCGCGACCGACGACATCGACGCGCTGGTCGCGCTGAAACCCGATTGCGTGGTTTATACCGCGCTGGGTGAGACGCGGCCGATGGAGGCGATCGAGGAGATGTCGAAGTTCCTCGCCGCGGGCATCAACGTCGTGGGCACGTCGATGGTGTGGTTGGTGACGCCGAACCAGGCCGACGACTGGCTGCGCAAGCCCTTGGAAGAAGCCTGCGAAACGGGCAATTCGTCGCTCTACGTCAACGGCATCGACCCCGGCTACTCGGGCGACACCGCGGCGCTGGCCGCGCTGAGCCTGGTCACCCGTGCCGAATCGGTCGCGATCCAGGAGGTTTTCGACTATGGCAACTACGACGACTACGAATACACCGGAACGGCAATGGGTTTCGGTGCCACTCCCGATGATGAGCTGCCGATGGCGTTCCAGCCCGGGGTCATCGCATCGATTTTCGGCGGGCTGGTGCGCAACCTCGCGCATCATCTCGGAGTCGAGCTCGACGAGCTTCGCGACCGCTACGAGCCGTGGTACGCCGACAAGCGCATCGAATGCAAGATGATGACCGTCGAACCCGGCCGGCTAGCCGGGGTTCGGTTCGCCGCGGAAGGCGTGCGCGGCGGCGAACCCGTCATCACCGTGGAGCACACCACCCGGCTCACCCCGGACGCGGCGCCTGACTGGGAGTATCCGCCCGAGGGACACTCCGGTGTGCACAAGGTGATCGTGGACGGCGAGCCCCGCATCGAGATGAGCACCCTGCTGTCTCACCCCACCCTCGACGTCACCGAAGCCGGATGCGTGTCCACCGCGGCCCGCGTCGTCAACGTGATCGACTGGGTGTGCCGCGCGCCCAAGGGGATCATCGCCGTCGAAGACATTCCGCCGTCGGAGATGGTCCGCGGCCTGATGTGGTGA